One window of Mesorhizobium sp. PAMC28654 genomic DNA carries:
- a CDS encoding tyrosine-type recombinase/integrase encodes MPKLTNDTVKNAMPEPGKRLEIRDDVETGLIFRVTDKGVRSWSVRYRNAAGEQRRKNLGAFPAVGLAKAREEARKAKGAVASGNDVVAIEKATRAEERRKHLHKLSGLADAYFIAAAEGTHKGGPKAQPKRETTIAEERRIFDKLVKPKFGDSAVANITRIEIRDFVSKQAKAAKSNGRHCRNIIRQLMSFAVREGVIDHNPAHDIAVAMPSVSTTVMNDVDLKAFWQACQRPQEVEDLALSLLMGIALRMAAVTLQRGGKVVGMRWDEIDRAAKTWLIPADRMKGKKAHMVPLSTAAIALLDEAKAAVDGDGSDFVFPSPRSEDDQPLDRRAFSRAMKRLVEAVKIGAATPHDLRRTGATLLTSERIGFSRFIVSQVIAHAGDTGGAAVVTGKHYDHNDYLPEKRRALDAWALLLDEIVTGAKRPENVAQMARQA; translated from the coding sequence ATGCCAAAGCTGACAAACGACACAGTCAAGAACGCCATGCCCGAGCCAGGAAAACGGCTTGAGATACGAGATGACGTTGAAACCGGGCTGATCTTCCGCGTGACCGACAAGGGCGTTCGATCTTGGTCTGTCAGGTATCGGAACGCGGCCGGCGAGCAGCGGCGTAAGAACCTGGGCGCATTCCCCGCTGTTGGCCTCGCCAAGGCGCGGGAGGAGGCGCGGAAGGCAAAAGGGGCTGTGGCGAGCGGTAACGATGTCGTGGCCATTGAGAAGGCCACCAGGGCCGAGGAGCGCCGTAAGCACCTGCACAAGCTCTCCGGTCTTGCCGACGCCTATTTCATCGCTGCGGCCGAAGGAACGCATAAAGGCGGCCCTAAGGCTCAGCCGAAGCGGGAAACCACCATCGCCGAGGAGCGCCGGATATTCGACAAGCTGGTCAAGCCCAAGTTCGGTGACAGCGCCGTGGCGAACATCACGCGTATCGAGATCCGCGACTTTGTCAGCAAGCAGGCAAAGGCCGCGAAGTCGAATGGCCGACATTGCCGCAACATCATCCGCCAGTTGATGAGCTTCGCGGTGCGGGAAGGCGTGATCGACCACAACCCGGCGCATGACATCGCGGTGGCGATGCCGTCTGTGAGCACGACGGTCATGAACGATGTTGATTTGAAAGCCTTCTGGCAGGCTTGCCAGCGCCCTCAGGAGGTCGAAGACCTTGCCCTGTCGCTGCTGATGGGGATTGCGCTCAGAATGGCAGCGGTGACCCTGCAGCGGGGTGGCAAAGTGGTCGGCATGCGATGGGATGAAATTGACCGCGCGGCCAAGACCTGGCTCATTCCAGCCGATCGCATGAAGGGGAAGAAAGCTCACATGGTGCCGCTCAGCACTGCGGCTATCGCCCTGTTGGATGAGGCCAAGGCGGCAGTCGACGGCGACGGCAGTGACTTCGTATTTCCGTCGCCTCGATCGGAAGATGATCAGCCATTGGACCGGCGAGCGTTTTCCAGGGCCATGAAGCGCCTCGTCGAGGCTGTGAAGATCGGAGCGGCCACGCCTCACGATTTACGCCGCACAGGCGCCACCCTGCTCACCAGCGAGCGAATTGGGTTCTCCCGGTTTATCGTCTCCCAAGTCATCGCCCATGCCGGCGACACAGGCGGCGCGGCGGTGGTGACCGGGAAACACTACGATCACAACGACTATCTGCCTGAGAAACGCCGGGCGCTTGACGCGTGGGCGCTCCTACTCGATGAAATCGTCACAGGGGCAAAGCGCCCCGAGAACGTGGCCCAGATGGCGCGGCAAGCTTGA